In a single window of the Quercus lobata isolate SW786 unplaced genomic scaffold, ValleyOak3.0 Primary Assembly Scq3eQI_183, whole genome shotgun sequence genome:
- the LOC115973532 gene encoding acyl-coenzyme A thioesterase 13-like, with amino-acid sequence MEKAREFLELSSEKESESVSRLTIHPHRVGHEPSFYEDFALRGIRVDRVEPGLVSCTFKVPRRLTDRTGKLASGAIANLVDEVGGAVVHVEGLPMNVSVDMSISFLSTAKLDDELELTSRVLGRKGGYSGTVVLIRNKATGELIAEGRHSLFGKHASKL; translated from the exons ATGGAGAAGGCTAGAGAGTTTCTGGAACTGAGTTCGGAAAAAGAATCGGAGAGCGTGTCGCGACTCACAATCCACCCTCACCGAGTCGGCCACGAACCGAGTTTCTACGAGGACTTTGCCCTCCGAGGAATCCGAGTCGACCGGGTCGAACCCGGCTTAGTGTCCTGTACTTTCAAAGTCCCTCGTCGCCTCACC GATAGGACTGGGAAGTTGGCTTCAGGTGCAATTGCAAACCTTGTTGATGAAGTTGGTGGTGCTGTTGTCCATGTTGAGGGGCTCCCCATGAATGTTTCGGTGGACATGTCAATCTCGTTTCTTTCAACCGCGAAGCTTGAT GATGAGTTAGAGCTTACCTCAAGGGTTTTAGGACGAAAAGGTGGTTACTCTGGAACAGTCGTGCTTATAAGGAACAAAGCAACAGGGGAGCTTATTGCTGAAGGCCGGCATTCATTGTTTGGTAAACATGCCAGCAAACTCTAA